A genome region from Erigeron canadensis isolate Cc75 chromosome 3, C_canadensis_v1, whole genome shotgun sequence includes the following:
- the LOC122591402 gene encoding nuclear transcription factor Y subunit B-1-like, with translation MNGSEMKAANNNKSSDDNNNECIVREQDRFMPIANVIRIMRKILPPHAKISDDAKETIQECVSEYISFVTGEANDRCQREQRKTITAEDVLWAMNKLGFDDYIEPLTVYLHRFREFDGGERGSVRGEPLVKRNISSDPPFGGPFVPAAFHMGHHGFFSPAGIGGFLKDPSTAGPSGPAIATFEPYEQCKE, from the coding sequence ATGAATGGATCAGAAATGAAGGCTGCCAACAATAACAAGTCATCAGATGACAATAATAATGAGTGCATTGTGCGAGAACAAGACCGGTTTATGCCGATAGCAAATGTGATCCGAATCATGAGAAAGATCCTCCCGCCTCACGCCAAAATCTCAGACGACGCCAAAGAAACCATCCAGGAATGTGTTTCAGAGTACATTAGCTTTGTGACAGGTGAAGCTAATGACCGATGCCAGCGTGAGCAGAGGAAGACCATCACTGCTGAAGATGTTCTCTGGGCTATGAACAAATTGGGGTTTGATGATTACATAGAGCCGTTAACTGTGTATCTCCATCGTTTCAGGGAGTTTGATGGCGGTGAACGTGGGTCTGTTAGGGGCGAGCCGCTTGTGAAGAGGAATATTAGTTCCGATCCGCCGTTTGGTGGTCCTTTTGTGCCTGCTGCTTTTCATATGGGTCATCATGGCTTCTTTAGTCCAGCTGGCATTGGCGGTTTCTTGAAAGACCCGTCAACTGCTGGACCTTCTGGACCTGCAATTGCTACTTTCGAGCCATACGAGCAGTGTAAGGAGTAA